The Saimiri boliviensis isolate mSaiBol1 chromosome 19, mSaiBol1.pri, whole genome shotgun sequence genome contains the following window.
gcctcctgggttcaggcaattatcctgcctcagcctcctgagtagcttggattacaggcatatgccaccatgcccagctacttttttgtatttttagtagagacggggtttcaccatgttgaccaggatggtctcgatctcttgaccttgtgatccacccgcctcggcctcccaaagtgctgggattacaggcttgagccaccgcgcccggcagggtTGGTTAGGATTtatctagagcaggcatccccaaacttcttacacaggggaccagttcgctgtccctcagaccgttggagggccgccacatactgtgctcctctcactgaccaccaatgaaagaggtgccccttcctgaagtgcagtggggggccagataaatgacctcagggggccgcatgtggcccacgggctgtagtttggggacgcctgatctagagggTATAGAGACTCTTTTGGAGCAACCAGCTTATGTATGAGAAGACAGCTGCCCATGTACCTCTCAGGCTCTTCCCTTGATCTGTcactctttccctcctttcctcccctgcAGGGTACCCGGGGAGGATGCAGGTCCCCACCTGAGCTCCCCTCGGATGCAGCAACGCGCAGTCCTGGGTCCCGTGCCGCTGACCCGTACCTCTCGGACCCGGACGCTACGGGACCAGGAGGATGAGATCTTCAAACTCTGATCACTGAGAGAAGCAAGATGTTCAAGGAGAAACTTCAGGGGGAGAGGAGCCTGAGGTGAGGCTCAAGACCATGGCTTACCAGCCTGCCTGCCTCCACTCCAGCCACCTTCCCCAGCCTCTTTGTCTGCCAAAAATTCCTTGGCTGGGGCAGTTTTATTGGCAAGATTAGGGAATGGGGACTGGACCTTTCCCAGTTCTTGGGCTGAATCTAGAGTTGAGTCCTTTAGACTCAGCTGGCTCTTTTTATATCCCTGTTGCCTTTCCTATCCTTTTTACCATTCCCTGGCCTTAGAACAGGGAAGCAGAGACTCCCCCTCAGCTTCTTCCTCGTCTCCAACTATGTGACATAATTTATTTGGTGCTATATTGAAGTAGTATTTATTTGCTATATTTTATGCCTTCCCACTCTGAGCTGAAAAATGGAATCTCTGTAGCCCTGCGGTGAGGAGAACCAGGAATAATGAGCCAGTGACTGCTGGTTCTCCACCTTCCCCACCTTGTTAGCCAAACCGGTTACTGAGGATGAGGCGATCAGTGATCCCGCCCACCACAGAGAATGGATGACTACTGGCCTTTTCTCCAATCTCAAAGTCATATATTTGGGCtgagttgtgtgtttttttttttttttttttggtaccccATACCTGTTGAACGGGCTCAGTCTTGACTAATCAATTCTCTGTAACTTTTTCACAACTCTTGACTCTTAGAAAAAGCAGCACTGTGGGGACCTGAAGGCTCCATCCTACCAGTTCACCCCTCTGCCCTGTTCTCAGCCTGTGGTCAGGGGAACGGGTGGAAGAAGGCTTTCCTTGGGGTTGGAAGAGGAAGCCAGTTGTGGAAGTCTCTTTGTCCCCTGACCCCCCGCCCAGAGCCCCTCTGTCCGTGCTTCCTCCTCACTGCGTATTTCTTTGCGATTTGTAGCACTGATCTATGGTACCgttgttttgcttgtttcttaAACAGAAGTAGGCAAGGGAACCTCAATAATAATGGaaatctgcctcagtctcctgtttGGAAATGATGAGAGGAGAGATAAGTGGTGTTTATATACCTCCTTTCTTCTGCGATGATTATAAGGTGTAAGAAGCTGGAGCGATTAAACACTGAGCCCTGTGCatattttagtagttttatttCCCCTGTGAGAGGCTCCCTCGCCCTGGCCCCTTCCTCCTCACGGCAGCAGCGCCTCTGGCATCTGTCCCGGCTCTGTCTCTAAGGCCACCTTCCCCTCTTCTGTCTTTAGTGTCCCCAGAGGGGTTACATGGCCTGCGCCTCCTTTCCTTGGTTCACATGGGAGGGGGCTTCCCTGTTTCAGATCCAAGTTTCACTTCGCCTTTTTCAGGCGGTTCTGTTTCCTGTCCTGGGGCTGGAGTGGGAGAGAGGCCTCGCCCCTCGCGTGGCTGCTTCTCCACCCGCAGTTTGGGGGCGGGCTGCTCTCAGAGTCAGAAGCGCTCTGGGGAAGGAATGAAGCCTGAAGACCGAAAAGCGTTAGTCCGGGAGGAGCGGGGTTAGGAAGCCCGTTCTCTGTTTTCTCAGTCAGCCGTTTTGCCACGGTGGAATGCAGCAGGTGCGGGGCTCTCAGAGCTTCCCCTCATCCAGCATCTTCCTCAGCCCGTCACAGATCTTGCCAAGGTGCTGAGTGAAGTCAGGCCCGTAGAGGGCCGTGAGCAGGCCGGGGTCGGAGAAGTGATCGAACACGTGGCGGATGCGGCCGTGTGACTTGGGGGTGAGGTGGCGCTCCACTAACTCCAGCAGGGCATCCCGGCACTCGGTCAGCAGGCCGGCCAGAACAGCAGCCTCGAAGGTGAAGTCCACCTCGCCAAAGCTAAGCGCCGTCATGGCACCCTGCCGCAGCTTCTGGCGAAAGCGCGTGGCCACGGCCAGCTCGCCGGGGCCAAAGGAGCCATTGCGGTGCAGCACAGCCACCTTGACGGCCACCTTGATCAGGTCCTTGATAACGCGCTGGGCCTGGGGCCGGCTGTGCGTGTACTCCTTGGACACACGGTACAGCTCATCCAGCACCTCACTGCTTGTCTCATCTATGAAGAGATGAGCCACAGACCGACCCGCCATCTTACTCAGCAGCTTCTTCTCTGCTTGCAGTGCCAGACTCTTTGAGCTGAAGGTCTCCATGGGTCCTGGAGAGTGGGGTGTGTGGTCAGTCACTAGAAGAAAGGCCACAGGCTTCcttagaaagagagaaatggcTTTTCCCCTTTCTGTGGCTTCTTTAGTTTccatgtcatcatcatcatctttggCATCCTCCCCGCTGCCCCCCGGGACCCCACAGTCCTGCATGCCTTGCTCCTGCTTTTCCCCTTACTGCTGTAGGAACTCTTGACTCCAAAACGGCCCAGGGGAGTGGCGACAGCTGGAGGAATGTGGGCACATGGGGGGCTAGCCCAGCACAAGCTCCATCTCAAGGGGAAGTGGGCTGTTGCTGCTGCAGTGAAAATaggtattctctctctctctctttctcgctctctctgtctgtctctctctctgtctcgctctctctctctctctgtctctctctctgtctctctgtctctctctctctctctctctctctctctctctctctctctgtctctctctctctttttgtgatggagtcttgctctgtcaccaggctggagagcagtggcacaatctcggctcattgcaacctccgcctcccaggttcaagcaatttccctgcctctgcctccgaaatagctgggactacaggtgtgcaccaccacacctggctaatttttttttttttttgagacggagtttcgctctcattacccaggctggagtgcaatggcgcgatctcggctcaccgcaacctccacctcctgggttcaggcaattctcctgcctcagcctcctgagtagctgggatgacaggcacgcgccaccatgcccagctaattttttgtatttttagtagagacggggtttcaccatgttcaccaggatggtctcgatctcttgacctcgtgatccacccgcctcagcctcccaaagtgctgggattacaggcgtgagccaccgcgcccagccaatttttttttttttttcctaagatggggtttcaccatgatgaccaggcaggtcttgaactcctgacctcaggtgatccacccacctcggcctcccaaagtgctaggattacaggtgtgagctacagcgccctgtttttttttttttttttaaatagagatgaggtttcaccatgttggccaggatggtctcaaactcctaacctcatgatctgcccgccttggcctcccaaagtgctgggattccaggcgtgagccaccacgcctggccacctgACAGAATCCTTACAGCTACCATTTTTGGACACTGACTCTGTGCCAGATGTCTGTGTAGTATAGATATTACCATCCTTGTTTTACAGCTGAGCAAACTGAGacttacattaaataatttaCCCAAGCTCAAATCAACTCATGTTTTGGCCCACAAGCCAAGTGGCAGCTAGTGTCCTGAACTGCCTTTAAAGAAGTAAGAAGCATAAACATCCCAGGAATCCTAATAAGAATaacaactaacatttactgagaacctactatgtgccaagtgctTTATGTCAATCATCTTAGTCTTCCCAACCCTCTATAAGGTTAAGGCAGGTATCCCCGTTTTtgcaatgagaaaactgaagctaagAGAAATTTAGCAATTTGGCCAAAGTCACTAGTAAATGGTAAAGATGAGCTTCAAAGCAAATAATCCAGAGAACCCGCCTTCCCTGGAACGCTCCCAGTGTGGTTAAAGGACACTGAGGCAGCATGAGAAACAAGCACCTCAAGGCAGGCGGCCCCGAGAGTCGGAGCGTTCTGCTGCGCTGAGCTCAGGACCCTCTGGGCGGCATGTCGGCTCCGTGTGTCCAGGTTTCTCTCCCCATGGTCTTCGCCTGTGCTTCTGGTTGTTTTGCTTCTTACTTCCCCCTCCCCTGCTCTGCAGGATGTGGCTGTGACCGCAGTGAGGAGCAGCCTCACCCTCTCCCCCAAACCAAAATGGGAGTCTGAAGAGGCAGGGGAGGTGGGACTGAGGGGGTTTCTTCCCCAGCTGAATCCTTCCAGTGGAAACCTGAACCTTGCTTTGCTCCCAGCTCGCCTTGGGGCTTTCTGGACCACCAAGCCGGAAGAGGAGATTGCTCCATGTGAGCCTTCCTTCCTCCGTGGCCTTCCTGTTACCCAGATCTCCACTGCCATCTCACAGTTGGTCTGCtggcctctccctctctccctgcttcagtctccctttttctcttgTCTGGGTCTTCCCTTGTGATCCTCTGGCCTGGCCATGCTCTCCCTCTGGCCCTTATCTGTCCATCTCGTGTCTCCTGAGAGTTCCTTGCATTTCTCACACGCCCATATCCACCTGCATCCctcagccctgccccaccccatcccatcccaAACCAGGTCTTTCTGAGGCTGCCTTGGCCCCAGAAGAACTAAGCTAGGCTCTACAAAGGACCCAAGAATGGTACCAACGAGAGATTCACAATATGAAAATCGAAGACTGAAAGAGCTGGAGACTCCTCGGCCACCATGTCTCCCAAAGCCTGCCCTTCTGTCACTGCCAGTCCCTCACCTGCTGTGCTGGATGCCAGTCTTGCCTTGGATGTTCCCGGAAAGCTGACAGAATGGAGAAGCTTCACTTAGTGTGAGAGCCCTTTGGCTTGGCCCCACCCCTTGAGCCCCGCCTACCTACTCTCTGCTCAACCTCCGGTTCATCGCTACTGTCACCAAAAAGGCCTATGGCCCAAGAGCAACCTAGAAATCAGACAAAGATAGAAAAGAGTGGAATTCTGTGCGAAGCAGCTCTGAGTTTTTGAAGCGGGGAAAGGGATTTGCATCCTCCACTCTCaaattgcttctttcttttcttgctgcCCAGTTTCTGGAGATCCTGTCCTTATATATTTCTACAGTACTGGGAAGGATGTAAAGTCCAGATTTCTGGGGTAGGGAGTCAGGGGGAAAAGTTCTGAAGATTGAAAGGTGGTGCTTTGGGGaaagtatttaatatattattccaGAGCCTGGCAGGTAAAGGCACAGACTGCCACAACCCTTAATATTGAAGGGAGGAAGGTGTGGAGACCAGGGCTGCTGAACCACAGGTGACCAGCAGGTGTCAGCACAGCACTGAATCACTAGCCTAGTAGCCTAGAGGAACAAGActactgagggttttttttttttttagagggagtctcgcatgcccaggctagagtgcaatggcgcgatcttggcttactgcaacttctgcctcgcgagttcaagcgattctcctgtcccagcctcctgaatagctgggactagaggcacgcaccaccacactcagctaagtttttgtattttagtagagacggggtttcactgtgtaggccaggctggtcttgaactcctgagctcaggcaatccacctgccttggccacccaaagtgctagcactacagctgtgagccactgagcccagccttttttcttttctttttttttttttgagatgaagttttgctcttgtcacccaggctagagtgcaatggcatgatctccgctcactgcaacctccgcctcttgggttcaagcaattctcctgcctcagccttccaagtagctgcaattacaggtgcataccactacgcccggctaaattttctatttttagtagagacggggtttcaccatgttggccaggctggtctcaaactcctgacctcaggtgattccacccaccttggcctcccagagtgctgggatttcaggtgtgagccatctcacctggcaGTGCCTATTGAGCTTTGTAGCTGCTAAAGGGATACAAAAATGAGCGGAAGCCAcagttgggttttgtttgtttgttgctttgtttttgggatagggtcttgctctgtcacccaggctggagtgcagtggcatcatcacagctgactgcagcctcgacctcctgggctcaggaatcgatcttcctaccccagcctcccaagtagctgggaccagaggtgcacaccaccaagcctttctttttctttttctttttcttttttttttttttttttttgtagagaggagggtctcactatgttgcccaggctgaacttctgggctcaatcaATACTCCCATCTTGGCATCCCGaagtgtggagattacaggcatgagccacctgcacCGATCCTGGAAGTCATAGTTGTTGAATGAGACAAAAATACTGACCATCAAGAATCTTACAGGGAATCTGGCCAGGGAGAGAAGCTTAAGCATAAATAACAGTAATACTAGTCAAACAATGCCATTAGCTTTAATAGAGATTTAAACAATTACGagagtaggccgggcacggtggctcacgcctgtaattccagcactttgggaggccgaggcgggtggatcacgaggtcaagagatcgagaccatcctggtcaacatggtgaaaccccgtctctactaaaaatacaaaaaattagctgggcatggtggcgcgtgcctgtaatcccagctactcaggaggctgaggcaggagaattgcctgaactcaggaggcggaggttgcggtgagccgagatcgcgccattgcattccagcctgggtaacaagagcgaaactccgtctcaaaaaaaaaaaaagaattatgagagTAAAGAAGCTTAATTATGATAGGGCTGAAGAGGTAGACTTGGAAAGATAGATTCAACTACTTAGTAGCCAGAGATGAGGAAGAAGTCTCAGATAATGGGGACAGCATAAGcacatacaggaaaaaaacaatacAGGACATTCTGAGGAAGTGGCGATTTATGTCTGGAGTGTAGAtaagtgaagaaggaaaaagatcaGATCATGGCAAGCTTTAAAAAAGTTGctccggccaggtgtggtggctcatgcctgtaatccaagcactttggaggccaaggccggcggatcacctgaggttggaagttcaagaccagcctgaccaacatggtgagaccccgtcttatagaaaaaacaaaacaggctgcgcgcggtggctcatgcctgtaatctcagcactttgggaggccgaggcgggtggatcacgaggtcaacagatcgagaccatcctggtcaacatggtgaaaccccgtctctactaaaaaaacaaaaattagctgggcatggtggcgcacgcctgtagtcccagctactcaggaggctgaggcaggagaattgcttgaacccaggaggtggaggttgcggtgagccaagatcacgccattgcactccagcctgggtaataagagcgaaactccgtctcaaaaagaaaaagaaaaagaaaaaacaaaacaaacaaacaaaaacaacaaaaaaagttgctCCATGAAAAACAATCTTCACAATTGGGGAGAAAAAAAGTTgctccaggctgggctcagtggctcacacctgtaatcccagcactttgggaggctgaggcaggtggatctcctgaggtctggagttgaagatcagcctgaccaacatggagaatctccatctctactaaaaatacaaaattagcagggtatggtggtgtatgccagtaatcccagcaactcgggaggctgaggcaggagaatcgcttgaactcaggaggtggagattgcagtgagccaagatcgcgccattgcactccagcccggacaacGAGCAAAACtgcgcctaaaaaaaaaaagaaaggaaaaaaaagttgctcCAGAGTACAGACTTTTCCTGTAGGTAGTAAGGAGACACTTAAGGTATTTcatcaaggaaatgaaataattagcTCAGTGGGAACGAGTTAGATGTTCAACAAAATTTGGCTGAGAaaagagtcccagctactttggagactgaggcaagagcattgcttgaacccgggaggcagaggttgcagtgagccatgctcacgccactgccctccaccctgaaacctgacaacagagtgagactgtctcaaaaaaaaaaaaaaaaaaatgcaaaagaaacaaaatgatgtGAATAAAAGTTTTGgtttctggtaaaaaaaaaaaaaaaaaaaaacaggtctcactctgttgcccaggctggagtagagtggcatgctcatagctcactgcagcctccaactcctgggctcaagtgaccctctccccttagcctcccaaagtgccgggattacaggtgtgagccatggcaccccaCCTgtaatttgtgcttttttttttttttttttttttttaaacagagtctcactctgttgcccaggctagagtgcaatggcttgatcttggcttactgagacctctgcctcctgggttcaagtg
Protein-coding sequences here:
- the TNFAIP8L2 gene encoding tumor necrosis factor alpha-induced protein 8-like protein 2; the protein is METFSSKSLALQAEKKLLSKMAGRSVAHLFIDETSSEVLDELYRVSKEYTHSRPQAQRVIKDLIKVAVKVAVLHRNGSFGPGELAVATRFRQKLRQGAMTALSFGEVDFTFEAAVLAGLLTECRDALLELVERHLTPKSHGRIRHVFDHFSDPGLLTALYGPDFTQHLGKICDGLRKMLDEGKL